One Aquificaceae bacterium genomic window, CCACCAAGAGCAAAGCCCGGCATCATAAAAAGTGCGTAAGCCCAACTTACCTTACCACTAAATATGAAAATAATAGCACCAAGGAGGTTTATAGAAAAGCCAAGAAGGTTTTTTAGCCCATTTGCAGTGTGTATGTGATGCACTCCAGAAAGCGTTAGGCTTGCCAGCATCATTATGCCTATGCCTGCACCAAAGTAACTTCCATATACGCCGGTTATAAACTGGAGGAAAAGAGGCAAAAGCAAAGGAAGGTTTTTCTCTTGAATTACAAACTTAGCCAAAAATCTTCGTATGACCTCGCTAAAGGCAAGCATAAAGACCGCAAAGAATATGAGAAAGGGCACTATGGACTTAAAGGTTTGAGAGGGTGTTTTTATTAAAAGCACCGCACCCACTACCGCACCTACAGTAGAAGAGATAAGAAAAGGCAGAATAAGACTTTTTACCTCCTGTATCCTTTTCCTAAAGCCAAAAGCACCAGAAAGGGAGCCTACCCAGAGAGCCACTGTATTTGTTATGTTGGCAACCACTGGGTCAAGCCCAAGCCACAGGAGAGTGGGAAAGGTAATAAGCGTCCCACCACCTGCAACTGAGTTTATAGCTCCTGCCAAAAAGGCAGAGCAAAAGGACAAAAGAAAGTATTCCATTTAGACTATCTTTCCAAACTCCTCAAACTTAAACCTGTAAGCCCTTGGCAAAAGCTCTTTGGATGGGTCTTTGTATCCTATGGCTATTATCATAGGCACTACCTTGTGGTCTTCTATTTGCAAGAATTCCTTAAGCCTTGCCTCGTCGTAGCCTTCCATGGGATGGGTTTCAAGCCCGCAGGCTCTGGCAGTTATCATTATAGTCATACCGAAAAGGGCTGTGTCTCTAACTGCTTTTCTGGAGGCTCTTTGAGGGTCTTGCCAACCTGCTATAATTTGGCTTTTTAGACTCTCTTTTGCCTCTGGCTTTATATAGCCCAGCTCTTCCCAGCTTTGCAAAACTCTGTCCACATGCTCAAAGCCTGCCCTTGTGTTGGCAATAAGCACTATGTTAGCACTGGCATCTTCCACCTTTTGTTGGTTATAGCATATTTCCCTTAGCCTCTTCTTTTTCTCCTTATCCTTTACCACTATAACTTCCCATGGTTGAAGGTTGTAGCCAGAGGGTGCGGTTGCGGAAAGCTCAAGTATCTCCTTTATTATTTCATCTGGCACATCTCTCGCTGGGTCAAAGAAGGTAATAGACCTCCTTTCTGTGATTAACCTTAAACATTCCTTCATAGCACTTCCTCCAGCTGTTTTTTGACCTTGTCTAACATGGCTTTCCTTTCGTCGTCGCTTACGTATGGCACTGCATACAGGAAAAGATGTCTTATTACTTCAATGCCACAGAACTTGAAAATGCCAATATCCGTGGTCTTTATTAGACACTCCTCCATGCCTGAGGGTCTATAGTCAAGCTCAGAAGCTCCAAGGGTGTTTATTATGAAAGCTTTTTTGTCAGAGAGAAGTCCAACAAGCTCTCCATCTCTCTCTTCGTAAGCAAAACCGTAGCTAAAAACCCTATCTATGTAGCCCTTTAGGATTGCAGGCATGCCTGTCCACCATATGGGATATATAAAGACCAAAAGTTTTGCATCTTTTATTATCTCCTGCTCCCTTCTTATGTCCTCTGGCACGCCACCCGATAGAAAGGTTTCAAAATCCCTTGCGGACAAGACAGGATTAAACTCAAGGGCATATAGGTCTCTCAAGCTGTATTGAACACCCTTGGCGGACAAAGTCTCAAGGACAACTTCTTTTATAGCCTTGTTGAAGCTCTTTGGGTTTGGATGGGCGTAGATTACACATACCATCTTATACCTCCTTTGTCTGAAAGACTATAAAATAATGGTATGGCAATAGTTAAGCCTTACAAGGATAAGTATCCTGTAATACATCCCTCTGTGTTTCTTGCGGAGAACTCCACAGTTATAGGAGATGTGGAGATAGGAGAGGACTCTTCTGTTTGGTATGGGACGGTGATAAGGGGTGATGTGAACTACATACGCATAGGAAGAGGGACAAACATTCAAGATAACTCTGTGGTTCACGTCACACACGATACACACCCTACGCTGATAGGAGACTTTGTCACTGTGGGACACAGAGTGATACTGCATGGCTGTAAGATAGGAAACTATGTGCTTATAGGTATGGGTGCGGTGGTGATGGATGGTGTGGAGATTGAGGATTATGTGCTTGTGGGTGCTGGTGCACTGCTAACGCCTAACAAGAAATTCCCTTCTGGCGTTTTGGTGGCAGGCTTTCCAGCCAAGGTGGTGAGAGACCTAAAAGAAGAGGAGATAAGGCTTATAGAAGAGTCTGCCAAAAACTACATAAGCTACAAGAACTCCTACCTTAGCCAAAAGCCATAAGAAGATTACCCACTATCATAAGAAAAGCAGGAAGGACTATGCCCCTTGTCTCCTCTTTTAAAAACACCCTTCCATAAAAGATAGCGACCAATAGAGATAGCCTCTCCGCAGATGCCACATAGGGAGAGAGGGTAAGCAAAAGTGCAAGGTTATACAGAATATCTCCAATGGCAAAGAATAATCCAAGAAGGGGTATCTCCCAGTGCTTGTAGTTTTCCTTTTTGATAATTTGGGAAGGCTTTACAAAAACCAAAGTGCCAAAACTCATGCAGAGGGCATAAAACCAGCTAAAGAAAAAGCTGTTGCTTTCTATTATAGATGCCTTGCCTATAACCACATTAAAGCCAAAAAAGATGGTGGAAAGTAGCATATAGATAACTCCCCTGTTTTTCTTGAAAAATTCTTTTGGTGAAAAACCTACAAGAATTAAAGTAGCGAAGATTACCAAAGACATACCCAGCATACCCATAGGAGAAGGCTCTTCGGAAAGAATAAGCCAGCCAAAAAGGGCAGAGAAGACAGGCATAAAGGAGTAAAAGGACATGGCAACGGAAAGGGGTGCATACTTTAAACCCTTGATGAAAAGCACGCCACCGAGGACTTCAAGAGGAAGCCAAATTAGGGCATAGGTCAAAACCTTTATATTAAAGTCCCAGTAGAGGATGCCAAGAGGCGTGAGAAGGAAAAAGGCTATGGGAAATCTAACCCATAGGGTGAAGTTTTCATCCAAGCCTTTAATCAAAAGCCTTTTGCTAAAGTAATCGTTTGTCCCCCAGAAGAGGGAAGATAGCAAAGCCAGAGATACTCCAAGCATTTAGGGTAAAATATTCTACCATGCGTCATGAAAGAATTTTCACACCTGGTCCTGTAGAGCTTCCCGAAAGGGTAAGAGAAGTCCTTGGAAAACAGATAATCCATCACAGGACAGAGGAGTTTAAAAACGCTTTCCTTGAGGTAAGAGAGCTCTTTAAAAGGCTTTTGGATGAGCCATCGGACAATTTTGTTTTCTTTGCCTCCTCTGGCACTGGAGCGATGGAGTCTGCCATACTTAGCTTTTTCAAAGAGGGCGATAAGGTTCTTGTGATAAACGGTGGAAAGTTTGGTGAAAGGTGGCTAAAGCTCGCTCAACACTGGGGTTTAAGACCTATAGAATACAAGGTAGAGTGGGGCAAATCCGCAGACCCAGAGAGGGTAAGAGAGCTCCTAAGGGAAAACCCAGAGTGCAAGGGTGTGCTCTTTCAGGTTTCAGAAACTTCCACTGGGGCATACCATCCAGCACCCGAGATAGGTAAGGTTTGCAAAGAGTTTAACGCCCTGTGTGTGGCGGACGCCATAACAGCACTGGGTGTCTATCATATAAAACCCTCCGAATGGAGCCTTGATGTGATAGTGGGTGGCTCTCAAAAGGGCTTTTTGCTTCCTCCTGGTCTTTCTGTGCTTTGGTTTTCCGAACGTGCAAAAGAAAGCCTTGTGGATAGAGCCTTCTACTTTAGCGTAAAGAGAGAGCTTTCTAAACAAAAGGAAGGTCAGACCGCATGGACGCCTGCCATAAGTTTAATCCTTGCCATGAGAGAGTCTCTACTTATGCTACTTGAAGAAGGCATGGAGAAGGTTGAAAAAAGACATAAAGCACTTTCAGAGGGAACTATAAGGGCATTGGAGACCTTGGGTCTAAGGAAATTTGCGGAAAAGCCATCCCTTTCTGTAAGTGCCATATATTCCGAAAGGTCAGAGGATATAAGAAAGGAGCTTTTAAAACTTGGTATTAGAGTGGCAGGGGGGCAAGAC contains:
- a CDS encoding alanine--glyoxylate aminotransferase family protein, producing MRHERIFTPGPVELPERVREVLGKQIIHHRTEEFKNAFLEVRELFKRLLDEPSDNFVFFASSGTGAMESAILSFFKEGDKVLVINGGKFGERWLKLAQHWGLRPIEYKVEWGKSADPERVRELLRENPECKGVLFQVSETSTGAYHPAPEIGKVCKEFNALCVADAITALGVYHIKPSEWSLDVIVGGSQKGFLLPPGLSVLWFSERAKESLVDRAFYFSVKRELSKQKEGQTAWTPAISLILAMRESLLMLLEEGMEKVEKRHKALSEGTIRALETLGLRKFAEKPSLSVSAIYSERSEDIRKELLKLGIRVAGGQDSLKGKIFRISHMGVDPKDGLMLIGMLEVVLKRLGFSVELGEGVKTYSQTLMEHKIW
- a CDS encoding DMT family transporter is translated as MLGVSLALLSSLFWGTNDYFSKRLLIKGLDENFTLWVRFPIAFFLLTPLGILYWDFNIKVLTYALIWLPLEVLGGVLFIKGLKYAPLSVAMSFYSFMPVFSALFGWLILSEEPSPMGMLGMSLVIFATLILVGFSPKEFFKKNRGVIYMLLSTIFFGFNVVIGKASIIESNSFFFSWFYALCMSFGTLVFVKPSQIIKKENYKHWEIPLLGLFFAIGDILYNLALLLTLSPYVASAERLSLLVAIFYGRVFLKEETRGIVLPAFLMIVGNLLMAFG
- a CDS encoding sulfite exporter TauE/SafE family protein, with the protein product MEYFLLSFCSAFLAGAINSVAGGGTLITFPTLLWLGLDPVVANITNTVALWVGSLSGAFGFRKRIQEVKSLILPFLISSTVGAVVGAVLLIKTPSQTFKSIVPFLIFFAVFMLAFSEVIRRFLAKFVIQEKNLPLLLPLFLQFITGVYGSYFGAGIGIMMLASLTLSGVHHIHTANGLKNLLGFSINLLGAIIFIFSGKVSWAYALFMMPGFALGGYAGAKISQRFKPKVVRFFVIVWGLFIGIYLLLVE
- a CDS encoding gamma carbonic anhydrase family protein, producing the protein MAIVKPYKDKYPVIHPSVFLAENSTVIGDVEIGEDSSVWYGTVIRGDVNYIRIGRGTNIQDNSVVHVTHDTHPTLIGDFVTVGHRVILHGCKIGNYVLIGMGAVVMDGVEIEDYVLVGAGALLTPNKKFPSGVLVAGFPAKVVRDLKEEEIRLIEESAKNYISYKNSYLSQKP
- a CDS encoding NAD(P)H-dependent oxidoreductase codes for the protein MVCVIYAHPNPKSFNKAIKEVVLETLSAKGVQYSLRDLYALEFNPVLSARDFETFLSGGVPEDIRREQEIIKDAKLLVFIYPIWWTGMPAILKGYIDRVFSYGFAYEERDGELVGLLSDKKAFIINTLGASELDYRPSGMEECLIKTTDIGIFKFCGIEVIRHLFLYAVPYVSDDERKAMLDKVKKQLEEVL
- a CDS encoding nitroreductase family protein yields the protein MKECLRLITERRSITFFDPARDVPDEIIKEILELSATAPSGYNLQPWEVIVVKDKEKKKRLREICYNQQKVEDASANIVLIANTRAGFEHVDRVLQSWEELGYIKPEAKESLKSQIIAGWQDPQRASRKAVRDTALFGMTIMITARACGLETHPMEGYDEARLKEFLQIEDHKVVPMIIAIGYKDPSKELLPRAYRFKFEEFGKIV